In a single window of the Nocardioides massiliensis genome:
- a CDS encoding NAD(P)-dependent malic enzyme, which translates to MTSSEKTTQSAVSDQDPVFALHVGGKMEISSTVALTGADELSLAYTPGVARVCEAIAAEPELVADYTWVSNTVAVVTDGTAVLGLGDIGPAAAMPVMEGKAVLFKQFGGVDAIPICLDTTDTDEIIETVVRLAPSFGGINLEDISAPRCFEIEDRLKERLSIPVFHDDQHGTAVVALAALQNALRLTGRLPNTTRVVVSGAGAAGVAVAKILKAAGIGDLAVTDRQGVVSSTRSDLTPVKMALAEETADLTGRSGTLAEVMAGADVYIGVSGGTVPEEAVASMAPDAIVFGLANPTPEVHPDIAHKYARVVATGRSDYPNQINNVLAFPGIFRGAFDVRATAITEGMKLAAANALADLVGDDLREDLIIPSPFDDRVGPAVAAAVAEAARRDGVATR; encoded by the coding sequence ATGACGTCGTCCGAGAAGACCACCCAGTCCGCCGTGTCCGACCAGGACCCGGTCTTCGCGCTGCACGTCGGCGGCAAGATGGAGATCAGCTCCACCGTTGCGCTGACGGGTGCCGACGAGCTGTCGCTGGCCTACACCCCCGGTGTGGCCCGGGTGTGCGAGGCCATCGCTGCCGAGCCCGAGCTGGTCGCGGACTACACCTGGGTCTCCAACACGGTCGCCGTCGTCACCGACGGCACCGCGGTCCTCGGCCTCGGCGACATCGGGCCCGCGGCCGCGATGCCGGTCATGGAGGGCAAGGCGGTGCTGTTCAAGCAGTTCGGCGGCGTCGACGCCATCCCGATCTGCCTCGACACGACCGACACCGACGAGATCATCGAGACGGTCGTGCGTCTGGCCCCCAGCTTCGGCGGGATCAACCTCGAGGACATCTCGGCCCCGCGCTGCTTCGAGATCGAGGACCGGCTCAAGGAGCGGCTCTCCATCCCCGTCTTCCACGACGACCAGCACGGTACGGCGGTGGTGGCGCTCGCCGCGCTGCAGAACGCGCTGCGGCTCACGGGTCGTCTGCCCAACACCACGCGCGTGGTCGTCTCCGGTGCCGGCGCCGCGGGCGTCGCGGTCGCCAAGATCCTCAAGGCCGCCGGCATCGGCGACCTCGCGGTGACCGACCGGCAGGGTGTCGTCAGCTCGACGCGCTCCGACCTCACCCCGGTCAAGATGGCGCTCGCCGAGGAGACGGCCGACCTCACCGGCCGGTCCGGCACCCTGGCCGAGGTGATGGCGGGCGCCGACGTCTACATCGGCGTCTCCGGCGGCACCGTGCCGGAGGAGGCCGTCGCCTCGATGGCACCCGACGCGATCGTCTTCGGTCTGGCCAACCCGACGCCCGAGGTGCACCCCGACATCGCCCACAAGTACGCCCGCGTCGTGGCGACCGGTCGCTCGGACTACCCCAACCAGATCAACAACGTGCTCGCGTTCCCGGGCATCTTCCGCGGTGCCTTCGACGTGCGTGCGACGGCGATCACCGAGGGCATGAAGCTCGCCGCGGCCAACGCACTCGCCGACCTCGTCGGTGACGACCTGCGCGAGGACCTGATCATCCCCTCGCCGTTCGACGACCGGGTGGGGCCCGCCGTCGCCGCGGCCGTCGCCGAGGCCGCGCGACGCGACGGGGTCGCCACCCGTTAA